The following DNA comes from Mycobacteroides immunogenum.
TGCAGCAGCGCGACGGTGGCCTTCGGATTGGGGGGTTGCGATACGTAATGCGGTACCGCGGCCCAGAACGCGACGGCCGGTATGCCGGCGTTCACGCAGGCGTCCTGGAACACTCCGGCGATACCGGTGGGCCCCTCATATCGGGTCTCTTCCAGGCCGAAGAACTTGGCCGCGTCAGGGGAGTAGGCGGTACCGCTCACGGGCACCGGCCGCGTGTGCGGGGTGTCGGCCAGCAGCGCGCCCAGGATCACCACGGTGGACACGTTGAGACGGTCCGCGATGGCGAGTAGACGGTTGCAGAAGGTCCGCCAGCGCATGTTCGGCTCGGCGCCGTGCATCAGGACCACATCGCGCTGCGAGCCCGGAGGTGAGCAGTACGAGATGTGCATGCCGGGCCACTCCAGCTCGCGGGTGACTCCCTTGACCAGCCGTACGATCGGGCGATTGACCTGGTAGTCGTAGTAATCCTCGTCGTCGATGGTCATCAACGGGGTGGCCTGCCAGGTGGTGTCCAGGTGCTCCAGCGCCGCGCTGGCGGCATCGCCGGCGTCATTCCAGCCCTCGAAGGCGGCAACCACAATCGGGTCGCGCAGTACGGGTAGGCCGTTCTGGGCGTTATCCGACAGGGTCACGGTGTCAGCGTAAGCCCTGCGTGACGGGGACGAGCCGCGGCTGGCGGAGAATGGATGGGATAGCCGGATCACAGTGTTGGTATCACCGCCGCTCATGAAAACCGGGATGACAACCCGGAGGACAAACTAGGCGTTCGCACGATTGTTGAGCGACGACGTAGACTCGATCTGGTCGAGAGGCGTTGCAACGGCTCGGGGATCACAGCCCGTGACCGCCACGCTCGGCAGAGTTAAGGACGCCTTCCGCTCTGGAAGGATGCGCGTGACCAATCTGCAGCCCAATATCCGACCCGACTGCACGGACGCGCTGACGGCTGCTCTCAAACAGCGCATCCTGGTGATCGACGGCGCGATGGGTACCGCGATCCAGCGGGATAGGCCTGATGAGGCCGGGTACCGCGGCGAGCGGTTCGCCGACTGGCCGAGCGATCTTGTCGGCAACAACGATCTGCTGACCCTGACGCAGCCGCACATCATCGAGGGCATCCACCGTGAGTACCTCGAGGCAGGCGCGGACATCCTCGAGACCAACACCTTCAACGCGAACGCGGTGTCGCTCTCCGACTACGGCATGGAAGAGCTGAGCTACGAGCTGAACTACGCCGGTGCCGCGCTGGCACGGATGGCTGCCGATGACTACAGCACCCCCGCGAAGCCCCGTTATGTCGCCGGGGCGCTGGGACCCACGACCCGTACCGCCTCGATTTCGCCGGACGTCAACGATCCCGGAGCCCGCAACGTCTCCTACGACCAGCTGGTCGCCGCCTATCTCGAGGCAGCCAACGGACTGGTCGACGGTGGTGCCGACATCATCCTTGTGGAGACCATCTTCGACTCGCTGAACGCCAAGGCGGCGGTGTTCGCCGTGGAGACGCTGTTCGAGCAGCGTGGGCGCCGCTGGCCGATCATCATTTCGGGCACCATCACCGACGCGTCCGGGCGGACATTGTCCGGCCAGGTCACCGAGGCATTCTGGAATGCCATCCGGCATGCCAAGCCCATCGCGGTGGGCCTGAACTGTGCTCTGGGCGCCCCGGAAATGCGCCCCTACATTGCCGAGATGGCGCGCATTGCCGACACCTTCGTCTCCTGCTATCCGAACGCGGGTCTGCCCAACGCCTTCGGCGAATACGACGAGACTCCCGAGCATCAGGCCGGATATCTTGCAGAGTTCGCCGAGGCGGGCCTGGTCAACCTGGTCGGTGGGTGCTGTGGGACCGCACCCGCGCATATCGCGGAGATCGCCAAGGTAGTCGAAGGCGTGAATCCCAGGGAAGTGCCGGGCATCCCCGTGGCGACCCGGCTGTCGGGTCTGGAGCCGCTCAACATCACCGACGATTCGCTGTTCGTGAACATCGGTGAGCGCACCAACATCACCGGTTCGGCCCGGTTCCGCAACCTGATCAAGGCCGAGGATTACGACACCGCGCTTTCGGTCGCGCTGCAACAGGTCGAGGTCGGCGCGCAGGTCATCGACATCAACATGGACGAGGGCATGATCGACGGTGTCGCCGCGATGGACCGGTTCACCAAGCTGATCGCGGCTGAACCCGATATCAGCCGCGTCCCGGTGATGATCGACTCCTCCAAGTGGGAGGTCATCGAGGCGGGCCTGAAGAACGTGCAGGGCAAGCCGATCGTCAACTCGATCTCCATGAAGGAGGGCGAGGAGAAGTTCATCCGCGAAGCGCGGCTGTGCCGCAAATACGGTGCTGCCGTCGTGGTGATGGCTTTCGACGAAACAGGCCAGGCCGACAACCTGGAGCGGCGTAAGGAGATCTGCGGACGCGCCTACCGGATCCTGACCGAAGAGGTCAGTTTTCCGGCCGAGGACATCATCTTCGATCCGAACTGCTTCGCGCTGGCGACCGGTATCGAGGAGCACGCGACGTACGGGATCGACTTCATCGAGGCCTGCGCCTGGATCAAGGAGAACCTGCCCGGGGTGCACATCTCCGGCGGTATCTCGAACGTGTCGTTCTCGTTCCGCGGCAACAACCCCGTGCGCGAGGCCATCCACGCGGTATTCCTGTTCCACGCCATCAAGGCCGGCCTGGACATGGGCATCGTCAACGCGGGCGCACTGGTGCCCTACGAC
Coding sequences within:
- a CDS encoding PAC2 family protein, with the translated sequence MTLSDNAQNGLPVLRDPIVVAAFEGWNDAGDAASAALEHLDTTWQATPLMTIDDEDYYDYQVNRPIVRLVKGVTRELEWPGMHISYCSPPGSQRDVVLMHGAEPNMRWRTFCNRLLAIADRLNVSTVVILGALLADTPHTRPVPVSGTAYSPDAAKFFGLEETRYEGPTGIAGVFQDACVNAGIPAVAFWAAVPHYVSQPPNPKATVALLQRVEDVLDVEVPLGDLPEQAEEWEQAVTEMTTEDEEIAEYVQSLEERGDAEVDTTEILSKIDGDALAAEFERYLRRRGPRFGG